CTCAGGCAAAATTTCTTCTAATGTGATGTTGTCATAATAAACAGTACCGCTTGCCAAAGATGAGCTTTCTCCAAACCACAGCTCTATATAAATTTGCTTATCCATAAGAGCTGAGCCTTTAACAAAGAAGCTTCCTTGTTTCCAGTTGCCTAGCCAAGAATTTTCGCCAAGATTTTGAGTAAAGCTGCTCAAAGTAGCAAGTGTCTCATAATTGTTGTTTTTGTCTTTGGTAACTACAGTTGCATAGCCAGAACCGCTCAACACATCTGCGCTGTTTTGCCAAATTCCAATTCTGTAATATTTATGTCTTTCAATATTCAAAACAGAAGAACGCAAACCAGCATAACCTTTACCAAGACCTTCAGTGCTCATCTTCAAAGCATGAGTACCAAAAGGAAGATGAACGTCACTTGAAGTAGTTATAGCGGCTGTATTTCCTACACTTTTCCAATTAGTTAATCCTGATTCAAAATCTCCATTAAAATCTGCAGGAGTTATATCGTCAATAAGATCATCTGCAAAATAAGTATTTGAGGCAGGAGAGTTTTTGTGTTGTTGATAAATTTCATATGAAATGGGTTGCAACACAACCAAATCAAAGAAAGCGTATCCAGAAGCAGGTCTTAAAGATTGTTGACCATCAACTGTTCTTGCATCACCTAATTGAAGAGAAACAGAAACAGAAGCTGATTTGTAACTATAACCTGTAAAGTATATTGAATATTTTTGCCATGAATGTTTTGTGTTAATAGGTTCGCTTACTGCTTCTATATCGCCGCTTATTGCAATAAACGCACCATAATTGGCATTATCGCCAATAGTTGAAAAGTCAGGAGTATAAACATAAACGCTTAATTTATAAAATGAATTTGCGTTAATTGTATATGTACTTGACTTATAAGAATAAGCTGTTGTATTAAGGCTGCTAATCATTAATACTTTATCAGCTTTATCGTCTTGATCAGGACTTAAGATTTTGTTTAAATCTATCGTTGATTCAAAATCATTCGGAAGTTTGTATGGATTGTCTTTGTCTTTAACTTTACTCATAAGTGAATCAACTTTTAAGCTTACAACACCAGCAGCAACATCTGAAGATACTTTGTTATTTAATGTGCTTCCTGACCAACCGCTAGGAGCGGACGGATAAGTTGTCCCAGCACTTGAAAAGTCTTCTTCAACAAGAGGTTTCATTATGACAACTTGTTCGTCATCGTTTTTAGCAGCATTTACAAAAAACGACAAATTAAAATTGCCTATTATTGTTGTAAATGCTATAATTATGCCCAACAATATAATGCTTAGTCTTTTAGTCATTTTATCACCCTTTAATGATAATCGTATAAAATACACATTTATCCTATTTTAAACTTAACTATAATTATATTAAATAAACGTCTTAAAATCAATTATAATATACCTTGTTGGCTGTTTTATTTTATTTTTGTTATATTTCATATTTTTGGTAGATTAAGGCAAAACTATTTACAATATGAAAAAATTTCCAAAAACTCTAATGCTGATATTATGTGGTGCTGTAATTGGTTTTGTCAATGGCTTTTTTGGCGGCGGGGGCGGAATGATCGCTGTTCCTGTATTAGAACGCGTGTTAAAAAATAAAACCAAGACTGCTCACGCAACCGCCATTTTAATTATTTTGCCTCTTTGTATAGTAAGCGCAATCATATACATAATATCTGGCTATTTCAAACTAAAAATTGGCTTGTCTGCAGGTGCAGGTGTTATTGCAGGCGGAGTTTTGGGTGCTGTTTTATTATCCAAACTTAACAATAAAGTTATTCGTATTATTTTTGCTGTCATTATGACTGCAGTTGGACTTAAAATGGTGTTTTTTCCATAAAAAATTAGTAAAGGCGTTAAGAAATGTGGCAAATAATTAAATTCATTTTAATAGGTATTGCAGGCGGTGTGTTAGGTGGCATGGGTATGGGCGGCGGAACGCTTTTGATACCGCTTTTGACAATGCTTGGCGGAGTTGATCAGCATACAGCACAGGCAATTAATCTCGTGTCTTTTATTCCTATGGCATTAGTTGCTTTGATTTTACATTTTAAAAATAAGCTGGTTAAAACAAAGGGCGTTTTATTTATTATTATTCCGGCTTTGGCGGCCAGCACATTATCCTCATTGCTTGTTAAAAAAATTAATTCTGATTTGTTGTCAAGATTATTTGGCGGATTTTTGGCGATATTAGGCATTTGGATTTTGATAGAAGATATATTCATTAACAAAAAACAAAAGCAGCAAAAAGAATGATTGCACTTGAATTTTTAAAGGTGTTTTGCACAATCTAAATACATTGACTTTTTTTTGAGGTGTTTAGATTTTGGAAATTCAAAAGAGAAAAGCAATCATTATGGCAGGAGGAAGAGGAACAAGACTTATGCCTCTTACCCAAAAACTTCCCAAACCCCTTATGCCTGTTCTTAATCGTCCTGTTATCTTTTATACGATAGACTTATTAAAAAGTTACGGAATCAATGATATAGCGGTTACTCTTATGCATATGCCGGATATGATTATTGATTCGTTAAATCAAGCTTTTATTGGAACATTTCATTATTTTATAGAACAAAATCCGCTAGGTACAGCAGGCAGCGTTAAAGCTGCAAAAGATTGGCTTGACGACCAAGCACCTTTTATAGTGATTAGCGGTGATGCGCTTACCAATATTAATATAGATGCTATCTTTCATGCGCATATTGACAGCAATGCGGATATCACTATGGCGGTTACAGAAGTTTTGGATCCTTCGCTTTATGGTGTAGTTAAGACGGACAGTCAAGGCTATGTAACAGATTTTTTTGAAAAGCCCAAAAGCCATGAAACAGACAGCAATTTGATTAATTGCGGCATCTATATAATAAACCCTCAGATACTTAAAAATATACCGGAAAATACCCCTTTTGATTTTGCAAAAGATTTGTTTCCCATTATTCTAAAAAAACATCAAAAAATATTTACTTATCGTCTTAACGGATATTGGTGTGATATCGGATGTATAGACGAGTATTTTAAGGCAAATATAGATATGTTATCTCAAAGAAGCGGACTATCTATATTCACTAATGGATTAGAAGGTTTATATGACTTTGGAAACAGGCGTACCTATATGGGAAAAAGAAGTTATATAGGATTAAAAGTCGATATAGGCAATAATGTTATCATAGGAAATAACTGCTATATTGACGGAAATATCTCATTATCAAATTGTATCATTGCTGACAATACGATTTTGGATGTTTCTTGTCATGGAGTAATTGCTACGCCAGAGCATTATATACCGGTACAAACATATCAGCAGGTATATCAAAAACCGCAAGACAAATCTCAAGTTGCTGTAAATAATAATTAGATAATATTATAAAAAGCAAAAAAAGCATCAAATTAATTATTTGATGCTTTTTGTCATAAGAATTATTATTTGTAAAATGCTTCCTTTTGATATATAATAAAACCACCAAACAAATATTTAAGACAAAACGAGCCTATTTTGAGGCGTGATTTATATGGAGGATTTTTGGATACACTTAAGGTAATATTTTTGGGCGGTGTAGGAGAGATTGGAAAAAACATCACCGCATTTGAATATAAGGATGACATTATTGTAGTTGATTGCGGATCGGCATTTCCTAACATTGATATGCCTGGTGTTGATTTAGTTATTCCTGATGTTAGTTATCTTATTGATAACATTCATAAAGTACGCGGAATTTTTATTACACACGGTCATGAAGATCATATTGGCGGTTTGCCGTACATTTTAAAACAGCTTAATGTCCCGATTTATGCATCCAATATGACGCTTGCGCTTTTGGAACATAAATTCAAAGAACACAAATTAGAAAATGTCAATGTCAATGTTATAAAAAAGAATTCGATTATAAAAGCAGGAGCTTTTTCGATAGAATTTATAAAAGTAAACCATTCTATTTCAGGTAGTTTTGCTTTATATATTCAATGTCCTGCTGCAAATATATTCCATACCGGAGATTTCAAAATCGATTATTCGCCTATTGATGGAGATATAATTGATTTGGCAAGGATTGCCGAAATAGGAAAAAAAGGCGTAACGCTTATGCTTTCAGAGAGTACCAATATTGAAAGACAAGGGTATTCTATGAGCGAATCCACAGTAGGAAAATCTCTTAATAATATTTTTGCACAAAATACCGGCAGACGTTTGATTGTGGCAACCTTTGCATCTAATATTCACAGGGTGCAGCAAATTATTGATCTGGCTGAAAAATACGGCAGAAAAGTTGCTTTCAGCGGCAGAAGTATGTTTAACGTGATGGAAGCAGCATCCAAAATAGGCGAAATAAAATACGACAAAAACAACATTGTCGATATCGAAAAGACCAAAAAATTAGATGACAGCAAGCTTGTTATTATCACGACAGGTTCTCAAGGCGAGCCAATGAGCGCGCTTACACGCATGGCAAGCGGCGAATACAACAAAGTCTCTATAACTGATAACGACACGATAATTATTTCGGCTTCTCCTATACCTGGCAATGAAAAGCTGGTTTATAATGTTATAAATAATTTATATCAAAAAGGAGCCAAGGTTATTTACGAATCTTTGGCGGATGTCCATGTTTCAGGACATGCTTTTAGAGAAGAACTAAAACTTATTTATCTTTTGGTAAAGCCTAAATATTTTATACCTATTCATGGCGAGATTAGACACCTAAAACAGCACATGGAGATGGTGCGGGAATTAGGACATAAGCCTCAAAATATGTTTATGGCAGAAATAGGCAGCAAGATAGAAGTAGCCCGCAAATGCTTCAAACGAGCAGACAATGTTACAGCTGGTAATGTTTTGGTTGATGGAGCAGGTATAGGCGATGTAGGATCCGAAGTTTTAAGAGACAGAAAACATTTGTCTGAAGACGGTGTATTACTTGTAATAATGAGTATTTCGCAAGGCGGCACGATTTCGTCAACTGATGTTATAACAAGAGGATTCATATATGCAAAAGAAAGCGCAGATTTGATAGAAGAAATCAAACAGGTGTCTATCAATTCTATTAACGGCATTGACCTAAAAGTAGAAGTTGACAGAGAAATTCTCAAAAACAATATCAGAAAAAATCTTCGTAATTTCTTGAACAAAAAAATCAAGCGAAGCCCGATGATTTTACCTATAATAATCGAAAACTAATTTTTATGACAATACAGGATATTTTGCAATACACCAAAGAACATAATATTCCTACCATTAATGATGAAGCATGGGCGTTGCTTGAAAAGACTATTAAAAATCATCGGCCTAAAAAGATTTTGGAGATAGGAACAGGTTCAGGCTATTCTGCAGCCAAAATTTTAAATTGCGTCAAAAATTATGCTGATTTGGATAAAATCAGTTTTATTACCATAGAAATTGATCCCGAAAGATATGAGTTAGCCATGGATAATCTAAAAGCGCTAGACCTATATAAAAACGCAGAAATGATATTGGATGATGCAGCAGCAATTTTGGGATTATATGTATTGGAAAACAGAAGTTTTGATTTGATCTTTTTGGATGGCGCTAAAGGGCAATATATCAATTATCTGCCCCAGATTTTAAAAATACTGCCTAGCGGTGGTATTATGTTTTGTGATAACTTGTCTTTTCATGGACTTTCAAAAAACGGTAAACAAACATATCACAAAATGCGCACAATAGCCGTAAATCTCCAAAGATTTCAAAAAGCTATTGTAATGAATCCCGATTTAAAATGCGAAATTTTTGAAGCGGGCAATGACCACGTGGCAATATGCCAAAAAATTTAAAGAAAGAGAAAGATATGAAAAATGAAATAGAACTGCTTGCCCCTGCAGGCAATATGGAAAAGCTAAAAACAGCTTTGTATTTCGGCGCAGACGCAGTATATATGGGCGGACAAAATTTCAGCTTGAGATCATATTCTCAAAATTTTACCGATTCGGAGATATTTGAAGCGGTAAAACTGGTGCATAGCGCAGGAAAAAAACTATATGTTACGGTAAACATTTTCGCTCGCGATAAAGATTTTGAAAAAATGAAAGAATACCTTGGTTTATTAAGCGAAGCAGGAGTTGATGCCGTAATAGTCAGCGACCTTGGCGTTATGGATATGGTTTTAAGCGACTATCCAAAACTTGATGTCCATATCAGTACTCAAGCTAATACCACCAATGCCCGTACTATTGATTTTTATGCAAGGCAGGGAGTCAAAAGAGTGATTTTGGCTCGAGAACTTACCTTGGACGAAATCAAGGCGATCAAAGATAATTTGAAAACAGATATTGAAATTGAAGCATTTGTGCATGGTGCAATGTGCATTTCATATTCTGGCAGATGTCTGTTGAGCAATTATTTTACCGGCAGAGATTCCAATCGTGGAGAATGCGTTCAGTCTTGCCGCTGGGATTATTTTATAACAGAAAGAACGCGTCCTAACAAACCGCTAGAGATAAGCGAAGACGAAAAAGGAACATATATTCTTAATTCAAAAGACCTAAATATGCTTATGTATCTAGATAAGCTAAGAGATGCCGGTATAAGTTCTTTTAAGATAGAAGGCAGAATGAAAACGTCATATTATGTGGCAACTGTCATTAATGCATACAGAAGAGCGTTGGATATTTTAAAAAGAAATTCGCAATATGTTTTGCCGCAATATTTGATTGAAGAACCTTTAAAAACTTCTCATAGAGAATTTTCTACTGGCTTTTATTTTGGTCAACCCGAACAGTCCTATCAATCTTCACGAACAGTACAGACCTATGATTTTGTGGCAATAGTAAAAGGATATAAAGATAACAAGATATTAGTAGAACAGCGCAATCGCTTTTGTGTTGGAGATGAATTAGAAATTTTGTCCCCTTCAGATATGTTTCTAAAAAAAATAAAGATAGAAAAGATGTGGGATGAAAAAGGACAGGAAATTCAAAAAGCTGACAAGGTTCAAAAAGATGTTTATATCTTTTCAGATTTACATCTAAACCCAGGCGACATTTTGAGAAAAAAATTGGACAATCCAAGTCTTTGACAAGGCGATGTAATTGATATACAATTCTTGCGTGCTTTTTTATCTAATCAAACCTAATGGCAAAATTTTACTTTATAAAATAGCTTGTAATATGATATAATTTATTTTGCAGTTGACTGAATGATCGCATTTTTTGAATAAAAAAATGAGGAAAGTCCGAGCATCGCAGGACAGGGCGCTGGATAACGTCCAGTGAAGGTGACTTTAAGGAAAGTGCAACAGAAAGCAAACCGCATACCTTAGGGTATGTAAGGGTGAAAGGGTAGGGTAAGAGCCTACCGCGTGTAAGGTGACTTATGCGGCATTGTAAACCCCGCCTGATGCAAGATAGAGAGTGCAAGGTTGT
Above is a genomic segment from Clostridia bacterium containing:
- a CDS encoding ribonuclease J: MDTLKVIFLGGVGEIGKNITAFEYKDDIIVVDCGSAFPNIDMPGVDLVIPDVSYLIDNIHKVRGIFITHGHEDHIGGLPYILKQLNVPIYASNMTLALLEHKFKEHKLENVNVNVIKKNSIIKAGAFSIEFIKVNHSISGSFALYIQCPAANIFHTGDFKIDYSPIDGDIIDLARIAEIGKKGVTLMLSESTNIERQGYSMSESTVGKSLNNIFAQNTGRRLIVATFASNIHRVQQIIDLAEKYGRKVAFSGRSMFNVMEAASKIGEIKYDKNNIVDIEKTKKLDDSKLVIITTGSQGEPMSALTRMASGEYNKVSITDNDTIIISASPIPGNEKLVYNVINNLYQKGAKVIYESLADVHVSGHAFREELKLIYLLVKPKYFIPIHGEIRHLKQHMEMVRELGHKPQNMFMAEIGSKIEVARKCFKRADNVTAGNVLVDGAGIGDVGSEVLRDRKHLSEDGVLLVIMSISQGGTISSTDVITRGFIYAKESADLIEEIKQVSINSINGIDLKVEVDREILKNNIRKNLRNFLNKKIKRSPMILPIIIEN
- a CDS encoding NDP-sugar synthase, translated to MEIQKRKAIIMAGGRGTRLMPLTQKLPKPLMPVLNRPVIFYTIDLLKSYGINDIAVTLMHMPDMIIDSLNQAFIGTFHYFIEQNPLGTAGSVKAAKDWLDDQAPFIVISGDALTNINIDAIFHAHIDSNADITMAVTEVLDPSLYGVVKTDSQGYVTDFFEKPKSHETDSNLINCGIYIINPQILKNIPENTPFDFAKDLFPIILKKHQKIFTYRLNGYWCDIGCIDEYFKANIDMLSQRSGLSIFTNGLEGLYDFGNRRTYMGKRSYIGLKVDIGNNVIIGNNCYIDGNISLSNCIIADNTILDVSCHGVIATPEHYIPVQTYQQVYQKPQDKSQVAVNNN
- a CDS encoding sulfite exporter TauE/SafE family protein, with protein sequence MKKFPKTLMLILCGAVIGFVNGFFGGGGGMIAVPVLERVLKNKTKTAHATAILIILPLCIVSAIIYIISGYFKLKIGLSAGAGVIAGGVLGAVLLSKLNNKVIRIIFAVIMTAVGLKMVFFP
- a CDS encoding class I SAM-dependent methyltransferase — translated: MTIQDILQYTKEHNIPTINDEAWALLEKTIKNHRPKKILEIGTGSGYSAAKILNCVKNYADLDKISFITIEIDPERYELAMDNLKALDLYKNAEMILDDAAAILGLYVLENRSFDLIFLDGAKGQYINYLPQILKILPSGGIMFCDNLSFHGLSKNGKQTYHKMRTIAVNLQRFQKAIVMNPDLKCEIFEAGNDHVAICQKI
- a CDS encoding sulfite exporter TauE/SafE family protein yields the protein MWQIIKFILIGIAGGVLGGMGMGGGTLLIPLLTMLGGVDQHTAQAINLVSFIPMALVALILHFKNKLVKTKGVLFIIIPALAASTLSSLLVKKINSDLLSRLFGGFLAILGIWILIEDIFINKKQKQQKE
- a CDS encoding U32 family peptidase; this translates as MKNEIELLAPAGNMEKLKTALYFGADAVYMGGQNFSLRSYSQNFTDSEIFEAVKLVHSAGKKLYVTVNIFARDKDFEKMKEYLGLLSEAGVDAVIVSDLGVMDMVLSDYPKLDVHISTQANTTNARTIDFYARQGVKRVILARELTLDEIKAIKDNLKTDIEIEAFVHGAMCISYSGRCLLSNYFTGRDSNRGECVQSCRWDYFITERTRPNKPLEISEDEKGTYILNSKDLNMLMYLDKLRDAGISSFKIEGRMKTSYYVATVINAYRRALDILKRNSQYVLPQYLIEEPLKTSHREFSTGFYFGQPEQSYQSSRTVQTYDFVAIVKGYKDNKILVEQRNRFCVGDELEILSPSDMFLKKIKIEKMWDEKGQEIQKADKVQKDVYIFSDLHLNPGDILRKKLDNPSL